The following are from one region of the Simiduia agarivorans SA1 = DSM 21679 genome:
- the metE gene encoding 5-methyltetrahydropteroyltriglutamate--homocysteine S-methyltransferase, with product MPTLHNLGFPRIGQGRELKFALEHYWAGQSDRATLEHTGRQLRHTHWQQQAALDFVPVGDFAWYDQVLTLSATLDVIPERHRQGDTDLDTLFRVARGRDQQAACCHAASEMTKWFDTNYHFLVPEFEPDQRFRLAWRQIIDGTAEAKAAGFNPKPVILGPLSYLWLGKFSQGDSADKLDLLPRLLPVYRQLLAALKDAGATWVQIDEPILALDLPAPWQAAFEPSYHQIQVQGLNTLLASYFGPLQDNLGTAIQLPVAGLHIDAVRGASEITRVVDRLSAHKVLSVGIVDGRNIWRADLDAALATLKPLHAKLGERLWLAPSCSLLHLPYDVERETTLPADVKPWLAFAQQKLDELTLLRDALLSPGHADIQARLADARAIQTARRDSPRVHNPALRKRLAALKDSDALRATPFSEREPLQQQRWQLPLLPTTTIGSFPQTPEIRKARAAYKRGQLNKHDYNSLMRAEIKRAIVIQEQLGLDVLVHGEAERNDMVEYFGEQLDGYVFSAHGWVQSYGSRCVKPPIIVGDISRPHPMTVEWATYAQSLSDKPVKGMLTGPITLLCWSFVRDDQPREHTAQQLALAIRDEVQDLEAAGIGIIQIDEPALREGLPLRNSDWPTYLAWAAHAFRLASSGVGDSTQIHTHMCYSEFNDIIEAISALDADVITIETSRSNMELLAAFEHFAYPNQIGPGVYDIHSPNLPSQAWVESLIEKATARIPRQRLWVNPDCGLKTRTWDETRAALAIMVNATKALRQKWLKAPLSAA from the coding sequence ATGCCAACACTTCATAACCTGGGCTTTCCCCGTATCGGGCAGGGGCGTGAACTCAAGTTTGCGCTCGAGCACTACTGGGCCGGTCAGTCCGACCGGGCCACATTGGAACACACCGGCCGCCAACTGCGGCACACACACTGGCAACAACAAGCGGCGTTGGATTTTGTGCCGGTAGGCGACTTTGCCTGGTACGACCAGGTGCTGACCCTGTCTGCCACGCTGGATGTGATTCCCGAGCGCCATCGCCAGGGCGACACCGACCTCGATACGCTGTTCCGGGTTGCGCGCGGGCGCGACCAACAGGCGGCTTGCTGCCATGCCGCCAGCGAAATGACCAAATGGTTTGATACCAACTACCATTTTCTGGTGCCCGAGTTCGAACCCGACCAGCGCTTCCGCTTGGCCTGGCGACAGATCATTGATGGAACCGCCGAAGCCAAAGCGGCCGGTTTTAATCCCAAGCCCGTCATTCTCGGGCCACTCAGTTACCTGTGGTTAGGCAAATTCAGCCAGGGCGACAGCGCGGACAAACTGGATTTACTGCCGCGGCTATTACCGGTTTACCGCCAGCTGTTGGCCGCACTGAAAGACGCCGGCGCCACCTGGGTGCAAATAGACGAACCCATCCTCGCGCTCGATTTACCGGCCCCCTGGCAGGCGGCCTTTGAGCCCAGCTACCACCAGATACAGGTGCAGGGACTGAACACCCTGCTGGCCAGTTATTTTGGTCCGCTACAAGACAATCTTGGCACCGCCATTCAATTGCCCGTGGCCGGCCTGCACATCGATGCCGTACGCGGCGCATCGGAAATCACCCGTGTGGTGGACCGGCTCAGTGCCCATAAAGTGTTGTCAGTAGGCATTGTCGATGGCCGCAATATCTGGCGCGCGGATCTGGATGCCGCATTGGCCACGCTCAAACCGCTGCACGCTAAACTCGGCGAACGCTTGTGGCTGGCGCCCAGCTGTTCCTTGCTGCACCTGCCCTATGACGTGGAGCGCGAAACCACATTGCCGGCCGACGTTAAACCCTGGCTCGCCTTCGCCCAACAAAAACTGGACGAACTAACACTGTTGCGCGACGCCTTATTGAGCCCCGGGCACGCGGACATCCAAGCTCGACTCGCTGACGCACGCGCCATCCAAACCGCGCGCCGGGATTCACCCAGAGTCCACAACCCGGCGCTACGCAAGCGTCTGGCCGCACTCAAAGACAGCGACGCCCTGCGCGCCACGCCGTTTTCCGAACGCGAGCCTTTGCAGCAACAACGCTGGCAATTGCCGTTGCTGCCCACCACCACCATAGGCTCCTTTCCGCAAACACCGGAAATCCGTAAAGCGCGTGCCGCTTACAAGCGCGGGCAACTGAACAAACACGACTACAACAGCCTGATGCGCGCAGAAATCAAACGTGCCATCGTCATTCAGGAACAACTCGGCCTGGATGTGCTCGTGCACGGCGAAGCCGAGCGCAACGACATGGTGGAATATTTTGGCGAACAGTTAGACGGCTATGTCTTCAGCGCGCACGGTTGGGTGCAAAGTTACGGGTCTCGTTGCGTGAAGCCACCGATTATTGTCGGCGACATCAGCCGCCCGCACCCCATGACCGTTGAATGGGCCACCTATGCCCAAAGCCTGAGCGACAAACCGGTGAAAGGCATGCTGACCGGGCCGATAACACTGTTATGCTGGTCTTTCGTGCGCGACGACCAACCGCGCGAACACACCGCGCAGCAACTGGCGCTCGCCATCCGCGATGAAGTGCAGGACCTGGAAGCCGCAGGCATTGGCATCATTCAGATTGACGAGCCGGCCCTGCGCGAAGGTCTGCCGCTGCGCAATAGCGATTGGCCAACGTATCTGGCCTGGGCCGCGCACGCCTTCCGGCTTGCCAGCAGCGGAGTAGGGGACAGCACCCAGATTCACACCCACATGTGTTATTCGGAATTCAACGACATCATCGAAGCCATCAGCGCACTGGATGCCGATGTGATCACCATTGAGACGTCGCGCTCGAACATGGAGTTACTGGCAGCGTTTGAACATTTCGCTTACCCCAATCAAATAGGTCCCGGGGTCTACGATATCCATTCGCCCAACTTACCGTCGCAGGCATGGGTTGAATCACTGATTGAAAAAGCCACCGCCAGAATTCCCCGCCAGCGTTTGTGGGTCAATCCCGATTGTGGTTTGAAAACCCGTACCTGGGATGAGACCCGTGCGGCACTGGCAATCATGGTCAATGCCACCAAGGCACTGCGGCAAAAATGGCTGAAGGCGCCGCTCAGCGCCGCCTGA
- a CDS encoding LysR substrate-binding domain-containing protein: MSLNLDIRQLRTLLALRDTGSLVEAADRLCLTQSALSHQVKDLESRLGQPVFIRKSRPVRFTEPGQRLLLLAEEVIAALDNAERDITKLLHGEAGRLHMAIECHSCFNWLMPVIDQFRPHWPQVELDFSAGFTFEPLPALARGEVDLVVTTDPMPLKDVVYEPLFDCEMQLAVSPRHRLAQRERVQPHDLADELLITYPVAPSRLDIINRFLQPAQIQPTLRTTEMTLMMVQMVASGRGVCCLPNWVLAEYANLGQLQCLSLGEGLWTRVQLGLRRETRAMPYAEEFIQLARAHCVKTLSGIVPCQTPNAGETLDG; this comes from the coding sequence GTGTCGCTGAACCTTGATATCCGGCAGCTCCGGACCCTGTTGGCGCTGCGCGATACCGGCTCTTTGGTGGAAGCCGCCGACCGCTTGTGCCTGACCCAGTCGGCACTGTCGCACCAGGTGAAGGATCTGGAGTCCCGCTTGGGGCAGCCGGTATTTATCCGCAAAAGCCGGCCCGTGCGTTTCACTGAACCGGGCCAGCGGCTGTTGTTGTTGGCGGAAGAAGTGATCGCCGCGCTCGACAACGCCGAGCGCGATATCACCAAATTACTGCACGGCGAGGCCGGCCGGTTGCACATGGCGATTGAATGCCACAGTTGTTTTAACTGGTTGATGCCAGTGATTGATCAGTTCCGGCCGCACTGGCCGCAGGTGGAATTGGACTTCAGCGCCGGCTTTACGTTTGAACCGTTGCCTGCACTGGCGCGCGGCGAAGTGGACTTGGTGGTGACCACCGATCCCATGCCGTTAAAGGATGTGGTGTACGAGCCACTGTTTGATTGCGAAATGCAGCTGGCGGTGTCGCCCCGGCACCGGCTGGCCCAGCGTGAACGTGTGCAGCCCCATGACCTGGCCGATGAATTGCTCATTACCTATCCGGTGGCGCCTTCCCGGCTCGATATCATCAACCGGTTTTTGCAGCCGGCACAGATTCAGCCGACCCTGCGCACCACCGAAATGACCTTGATGATGGTGCAGATGGTGGCCTCGGGGCGCGGTGTGTGTTGTCTGCCCAATTGGGTGTTGGCAGAGTACGCCAATCTGGGGCAGTTGCAGTGTTTGTCGCTGGGCGAAGGCTTGTGGACCCGCGTGCAATTGGGATTGCGGCGGGAAACCCGCGCCATGCCCTATGCTGAAGAATTCATCCAGCTGGCGCGCGCGCATTGTGTTAAAACCTTATCCGGCATTGTGCCGTGCCAGACACCCAACGCGGGGGAAACGCTTGATGGCTAA
- a CDS encoding DUF3592 domain-containing protein: MAKKTGSPWLLFLFALPFAGVGVGLLFFSVLPSLYEWQSMKSWQPVAAQLTHAELKTHRGDDSDTYQALARYQYQMQGVQYQGDRVGIMSGADNIGRWQQDRAYELQRQLHQTITVYVNPDDYSESVIYPDLRWGMLGFKLVFVVVFGGVGVGLMIATLVGRKKTQARQARKEAGQALWLQEPDWANPVSSGGRSGFYGLLFFAVIWNAISMPLLFVIPDEVRSGNTPALIGLLFPLVGAGLIVAAVVQFSRWRRFGSAQLTLDPWPGAIGGHVGGSFVVSLPHHEQPDILVTLACLRSYYTGSGKDRKRTEKVIWQKEGIAAQTPVQHATRVSFHFSVPDNLPASELADSDYHFWRVSFSAPLKGADLALDFEMPVFATGATAQTAGVESDQHPALVARHEQQLDQLLNARQLPDGVALYFDYFRNPLGKFIGIVFGAVFAGAGLFMWNSDAPAFMAFIFSLIGGGIVVGCLYALLNSYTVKMGSRGIYTERRILGVLVRKRLVQPDQVRYLTLKKNGSSQTGAKTTEHFVIDAQLKDGGKIRVAESLNGRGLAEQALESLALLSGFAKQ; this comes from the coding sequence ATGGCTAAGAAAACCGGTTCACCCTGGTTGCTGTTTTTATTTGCACTGCCGTTTGCCGGTGTAGGCGTCGGCCTGTTGTTTTTCAGCGTGCTGCCTTCGCTGTATGAGTGGCAAAGCATGAAAAGCTGGCAGCCAGTAGCCGCCCAATTGACCCATGCAGAACTCAAAACCCATCGCGGCGACGACAGCGATACCTATCAGGCGCTGGCGCGTTATCAGTATCAAATGCAGGGTGTGCAATACCAGGGTGACCGGGTGGGTATTATGTCTGGCGCGGATAATATCGGCCGCTGGCAACAGGATCGCGCGTACGAATTGCAGCGGCAGTTACATCAAACCATTACTGTGTATGTGAATCCGGATGATTACAGTGAGTCTGTCATCTACCCGGACCTGCGTTGGGGGATGCTGGGTTTTAAACTGGTTTTTGTGGTGGTGTTTGGCGGTGTGGGTGTAGGTTTGATGATTGCTACCCTCGTTGGCCGTAAAAAAACGCAAGCGCGTCAGGCGCGCAAAGAAGCAGGCCAGGCACTCTGGTTGCAGGAGCCCGACTGGGCCAACCCGGTATCCTCCGGTGGCCGTTCGGGCTTTTATGGGCTGCTATTTTTTGCAGTAATCTGGAACGCGATTTCCATGCCGCTGCTGTTTGTCATCCCCGACGAAGTGCGCAGCGGCAATACGCCGGCGTTGATTGGCCTGCTGTTTCCGTTGGTGGGTGCGGGTCTGATTGTGGCAGCAGTTGTGCAGTTCAGTCGCTGGCGCCGTTTTGGTTCAGCGCAGCTGACCCTGGACCCCTGGCCTGGCGCCATTGGTGGCCATGTGGGCGGCAGTTTTGTGGTATCACTGCCGCACCACGAGCAGCCGGATATTCTGGTGACGCTCGCGTGCTTGCGCAGTTATTACACGGGCTCAGGTAAAGACCGCAAACGCACGGAAAAGGTCATCTGGCAAAAGGAAGGCATTGCCGCGCAAACACCCGTGCAACATGCCACCCGCGTCAGCTTTCATTTTTCGGTGCCCGACAATCTGCCCGCATCCGAATTGGCTGACAGCGATTACCATTTCTGGCGGGTGAGTTTCAGTGCGCCGCTCAAGGGCGCGGATCTGGCCCTGGATTTTGAGATGCCGGTGTTTGCCACCGGCGCGACCGCGCAGACTGCAGGGGTTGAATCGGACCAGCACCCGGCGTTGGTTGCGCGCCATGAACAGCAATTGGATCAATTGTTGAATGCCCGGCAGTTGCCTGATGGGGTGGCGCTCTATTTCGATTACTTCCGTAATCCGCTTGGCAAGTTTATCGGCATTGTGTTCGGGGCCGTGTTTGCCGGCGCCGGGCTGTTTATGTGGAACAGCGATGCACCCGCGTTTATGGCGTTTATTTTCAGCCTGATCGGTGGCGGGATTGTGGTGGGCTGTTTGTATGCTTTGCTGAACAGCTACACGGTAAAAATGGGCAGCCGGGGGATTTATACCGAGCGTCGCATTCTGGGCGTGCTGGTGCGCAAGCGGCTGGTGCAGCCGGACCAGGTGCGGTATCTGACACTGAAAAAAAACGGCAGTTCGCAAACCGGTGCCAAAACCACCGAGCATTTTGTCATTGATGCCCAGTTAAAAGACGGTGGCAAAATCCGCGTGGCGGAATCACTTAATGGCCGGGGGCTGGCCGAACAGGCGCTGGAATCGCTGGCGTTGTTGAGTGGGTTCGCCAAGCAATGA
- a CDS encoding class I SAM-dependent rRNA methyltransferase — MSLSPLHLKSQADRRLRKGHLWIYSNEVDVQATPLKAFALGQQVEVLAANGKSLGVATVNPNNLICARLVSRDARYPLDKSLLVHRIKQALSLRDNFFPAPYYRLIYGDSDLLPGLVVDRFGDYLVVQIATAGMEAVVDDIVAALVKVLQPAGVLLANEHSARELEQLPLYTRVAHGDVPGKVELMENHTRFLAPVFEGQKTGWFYDHRLNRARLQEFSAGKRVLDVFSYIGGWGLAAAQAGARDVVCVDASAPALECVMENARLNGFADRVRCQQGKAVAVMKAMIEAGEQFDIVVLDPPAFIKKRKDHKSGLAAYRHINELGMRLLGRDGLLVAGSCSMHLATAELEQCIQGAARHLDRQAQLVARGSQGPDHPVHAAIPETEYLKALFYRVYSA, encoded by the coding sequence ATGAGCCTGTCACCATTGCATCTTAAATCCCAGGCCGATCGCCGGCTGCGCAAGGGGCACTTGTGGATCTACTCCAATGAGGTGGATGTTCAGGCCACGCCGCTCAAGGCCTTTGCGCTGGGACAGCAGGTGGAAGTGTTGGCGGCCAATGGCAAATCATTGGGCGTGGCCACGGTAAACCCGAACAATCTGATTTGTGCCCGCCTGGTCAGTCGCGATGCGCGCTACCCATTGGATAAATCCTTGTTGGTGCACCGCATTAAGCAGGCGTTGAGTCTGCGCGACAATTTCTTTCCTGCGCCCTACTACCGGTTGATTTATGGCGACAGTGATTTGCTGCCGGGCCTTGTGGTGGATCGGTTCGGCGATTATCTGGTGGTGCAGATTGCCACGGCCGGTATGGAAGCGGTGGTCGATGACATCGTGGCCGCATTGGTGAAGGTGTTACAGCCTGCCGGCGTGCTGCTGGCCAACGAGCACAGTGCGCGCGAGTTGGAACAGCTGCCGCTCTACACCCGGGTGGCACATGGCGACGTACCCGGTAAGGTGGAGCTGATGGAAAACCACACCCGTTTTCTGGCGCCGGTATTTGAAGGCCAGAAAACCGGTTGGTTTTACGATCACCGGCTCAATCGCGCCCGCCTGCAGGAATTTTCAGCCGGCAAGCGGGTGCTGGACGTGTTTTCCTATATTGGCGGCTGGGGTCTTGCGGCCGCGCAGGCCGGTGCACGCGACGTGGTGTGTGTGGATGCCTCGGCACCGGCATTGGAATGCGTCATGGAAAATGCCCGGTTGAATGGCTTTGCCGATCGGGTGCGCTGCCAGCAGGGCAAAGCCGTGGCCGTGATGAAAGCCATGATTGAGGCGGGCGAGCAATTTGACATAGTGGTGCTGGACCCGCCGGCGTTTATCAAAAAACGCAAAGACCATAAATCCGGGCTGGCGGCATACCGGCACATTAACGAACTGGGCATGCGGTTGTTGGGGCGCGATGGTTTGCTGGTGGCGGGTTCCTGCTCCATGCACCTGGCCACGGCGGAACTGGAACAGTGCATTCAGGGCGCGGCCCGGCACCTGGACCGGCAGGCACAACTGGTTGCCCGCGGCAGCCAGGGCCCGGATCATCCAGTGCATGCGGCCATTCCGGAAACCGAATACCTGAAAGCGTTGTTTTATCGGGTTTACAGCGCGTGA
- a CDS encoding imelysin family protein: protein MRAPSIALLIALTTVVACSDRPAPSGGEPATPAATETPENASQQAVKQAARDLWAGSSALLEQVSQHTDQLDQSVQSLLNQPGPKQLENARAAWHQCHNSWLAFSYQLAVIDAHQGLFDDLATLTAAIGGWPIQPGFLDYFDVYSQSGLVNDIAIPINAQSIRAAHQQFDTEDRALGLHAIAYLLWGENGQRPATDFVLATTEDHSEEAPKADELPTNRRRALLALQVNLLRDDLQSLALQWQSNTRSQLTFNRQSGQQVSELLRAAAIYLIEQQLINQQLQPQIEAPDALPSSPVPYAGHGIPALQNQLASLQQLLRDDTRLLIREWSGNESNGWRDQLAAAERSLQKLAENQSETQWIAAIASLQQLAQMIKLPDPDA from the coding sequence ATGCGCGCGCCCTCGATCGCCCTGCTCATCGCCCTGACAACGGTTGTCGCCTGCAGTGATCGCCCCGCGCCCTCCGGCGGAGAGCCGGCCACACCGGCCGCGACAGAGACGCCGGAAAATGCCAGTCAACAAGCGGTAAAGCAGGCCGCGCGCGACTTATGGGCGGGTAGCAGTGCGCTGCTTGAACAGGTCAGCCAACACACCGACCAGCTGGATCAGTCGGTGCAATCGCTGCTCAACCAACCGGGGCCGAAGCAGTTGGAAAACGCCCGCGCAGCCTGGCACCAATGCCACAACAGCTGGCTCGCCTTCAGCTATCAGCTGGCCGTGATCGATGCGCACCAGGGATTATTTGACGATCTGGCCACGCTCACCGCCGCCATCGGTGGCTGGCCCATCCAGCCGGGCTTTCTGGATTACTTCGATGTCTACAGTCAATCCGGGCTGGTGAACGACATCGCCATTCCGATCAATGCCCAGAGCATTCGCGCTGCCCACCAACAATTTGATACGGAAGACCGCGCCCTGGGGCTGCATGCCATCGCCTACCTGTTGTGGGGCGAAAACGGCCAGCGGCCGGCCACCGATTTTGTCCTGGCCACCACTGAAGATCATTCCGAAGAAGCGCCCAAAGCGGACGAATTGCCCACCAACCGGCGCCGCGCCCTGCTGGCCCTGCAGGTGAATCTGCTGCGCGACGATCTCCAATCGCTGGCCTTGCAGTGGCAATCCAATACCCGCTCACAACTAACGTTTAACCGGCAAAGTGGTCAGCAGGTCTCTGAATTGCTGAGGGCTGCCGCAATATACTTGATCGAACAACAATTAATTAATCAACAATTGCAACCTCAGATCGAGGCTCCCGACGCGCTGCCCAGCTCACCCGTACCCTACGCGGGCCACGGAATACCGGCGTTGCAAAACCAGCTTGCCAGCCTGCAGCAATTGTTGCGGGACGATACCCGTTTGCTGATCCGTGAATGGAGCGGTAACGAATCGAACGGTTGGCGGGACCAGCTTGCCGCTGCCGAACGCAGCCTGCAAAAACTGGCTGAAAACCAAAGTGAAACCCAGTGGATAGCGGCGATTGCCAGCCTGCAACAATTGGCGCAAATGATAAAGCTGCCAGACCCGGACGCCTGA
- a CDS encoding HAD family hydrolase gives MTVAIFDLDNTLIAGDSDHSWGEFLVRQGLVDEVQYRKANDQFYEDYKRGELDIHAYQRFVLTQVAQFPAAQQQALLNQFMQECIRPLWLPKAEALLAEHRAKGHYLLIITATNAFITRPIADALGVDQLIATEPEIIDGQYTGEIIDPPCFQAGKVLRWQAFMAERDAPDETCYFYSDSINDLPLLEAVTHPVVVDPCERLQAAAEARHWPVISLR, from the coding sequence ATGACCGTTGCCATCTTTGACCTCGACAACACCCTCATTGCAGGGGACTCCGACCACAGCTGGGGCGAGTTTCTGGTCCGGCAGGGCCTGGTTGACGAAGTACAGTATAGGAAAGCCAACGACCAGTTTTACGAAGATTACAAGCGCGGCGAGCTGGACATCCATGCCTATCAGCGCTTTGTCCTCACCCAGGTCGCGCAGTTCCCGGCCGCCCAGCAACAGGCACTGTTGAACCAGTTTATGCAGGAATGCATTCGCCCGCTGTGGCTGCCCAAGGCCGAAGCCCTGCTGGCCGAGCACCGCGCCAAAGGCCATTACCTGCTGATCATCACCGCCACCAATGCATTCATTACCCGGCCCATTGCCGACGCGCTGGGCGTGGATCAGCTGATCGCCACCGAGCCCGAAATCATCGACGGCCAATACACTGGCGAAATCATCGACCCACCCTGCTTTCAGGCCGGGAAGGTTTTGCGCTGGCAGGCGTTTATGGCGGAACGCGATGCGCCAGATGAGACTTGTTACTTTTACAGCGACTCCATCAATGACCTACCCTTGCTGGAGGCCGTCACCCATCCGGTGGTGGTGGATCCCTGTGAGCGCTTGCAGGCCGCCGCTGAAGCGCGCCATTGGCCGGTAATCAGCCTGCGCTGA
- the rppH gene encoding RNA pyrophosphohydrolase, which produces MIDSDGFRPNVGIIVTNDRGQVLWARRVGGQDAWQFPQGGINPDESVEQALYRELHEEVGLTADQVEILGSTRGWLRYLLPKKLLRKNSSPVCIGQKQRWFLLRLKADDGAIDLHTQKKDEFDHWRWVSYWYPLGKVVSFKRDVYRKALRELAPLQARHQRSQGV; this is translated from the coding sequence TTGATAGACAGTGACGGTTTCAGACCCAATGTGGGCATCATTGTGACCAATGACCGTGGCCAGGTGCTGTGGGCGCGCCGCGTGGGCGGGCAAGACGCCTGGCAATTCCCGCAGGGCGGTATCAATCCCGACGAATCGGTCGAGCAGGCGCTGTACCGCGAATTGCATGAGGAAGTGGGTCTGACTGCCGATCAGGTAGAAATACTGGGCTCCACCCGCGGCTGGCTGCGCTACCTGTTGCCGAAAAAGCTGCTACGCAAAAACTCCTCGCCGGTATGCATCGGTCAGAAGCAACGCTGGTTTCTGCTGCGTCTGAAGGCAGACGACGGTGCCATCGATCTGCATACCCAGAAAAAAGATGAATTCGATCATTGGCGTTGGGTGAGTTACTGGTACCCGTTGGGTAAAGTGGTTTCATTCAAGCGCGATGTGTATCGCAAAGCCCTGCGCGAGCTGGCACCATTGCAAGCGCGTCACCAGCGCTCTCAGGGGGTTTAA
- the ptsP gene encoding phosphoenolpyruvate--protein phosphotransferase — MLNSLRTIVQEVNAARDLQSVLDLIVARIKSAMNTQVCSVYLRDGKGAYVLMATEGLHASAVGKVTLKPEEGLVGRVATREEPLNLEHAETHPSYQYFPETGEERFSSFLGVPVIHHREVLGVLVVQQVEQRRFDEGDEAFLVTLSAQLAGVIAHAEATGVVAVGKGTADAKFMGTAGCAGVAMGEAVVISPPADLRSVPYQVVSDIDEEIAFFYRCLAAVREDIGRMGEELRTRLSREEQALFDAYLAMLDDASLGGEVIERIENGVCAPFAWAEVILEHEQTFASMNDPYLRDRAADVRDLGRRVLAYLQESAQSCRVYPDNAILVGEELTASMLGEVPPDKLVGMISVEGSRNSHVAILARAMDIPTVMGVIDLPYTQLDSRTLIVDGYNGLVVSDPSTQLKRQYKAIIKEEQALAKGLESLRDQPCETTCGHRLNLWVNTGLMADVMRSLDRGAEGVGLYRTEVPFLLRDRFPGEEEQTRIYRQQLEAFAPRPVTMRTLDVGGDKALPYFPIEEANPFLGWRGLRVTLDHPEIFLVQVRAMLKASEDLDNLRIMLPMVTNMAELEAANGLIMRAFNEVMEEGHRLVYPPVGVMIEVPAAVYQAREFAARADFLSVGSNDLTQYLLAVDRNNARVADLYQSLHPAVLRALMQVVEAAASEDCDVSICGEMAGDPGAAVLLMAMGYDILSMSATNLPKVKSVLRALSREQADTLLQDVLALTSASEVEALINERLTSLGVKRLYRPNA; from the coding sequence ATGCTCAATTCGTTGCGAACCATCGTGCAGGAGGTGAATGCTGCCCGCGATCTGCAATCGGTGCTCGACCTGATTGTGGCCCGCATCAAATCGGCCATGAACACCCAGGTGTGCTCGGTGTACCTGCGCGATGGCAAGGGCGCCTATGTACTGATGGCGACCGAAGGTCTGCACGCCAGCGCCGTGGGCAAGGTGACCCTGAAGCCCGAGGAAGGCCTGGTGGGACGCGTGGCCACGCGCGAGGAACCGCTCAATTTAGAGCATGCCGAAACCCACCCCAGCTACCAGTATTTTCCGGAGACCGGCGAAGAGCGGTTCAGCTCCTTTCTGGGCGTTCCCGTCATTCACCATCGCGAAGTACTGGGCGTATTGGTGGTGCAACAGGTGGAACAGCGCCGGTTCGATGAGGGCGACGAAGCTTTTCTGGTAACCCTGTCGGCACAATTGGCGGGCGTCATTGCCCACGCCGAAGCCACCGGTGTGGTGGCGGTGGGCAAAGGCACCGCCGACGCCAAATTTATGGGCACCGCTGGCTGTGCCGGCGTTGCCATGGGGGAAGCGGTGGTGATTTCGCCACCGGCGGACCTGCGTTCGGTGCCTTACCAGGTGGTATCGGACATCGATGAAGAAATCGCGTTTTTTTACCGCTGCCTGGCCGCCGTGCGCGAAGACATCGGGCGCATGGGCGAAGAGCTGCGCACGCGCCTGTCGCGCGAAGAGCAGGCCTTGTTTGATGCCTATTTAGCCATGCTGGATGATGCCTCGCTCGGGGGCGAGGTGATCGAGCGGATTGAAAACGGCGTGTGCGCGCCCTTTGCCTGGGCCGAGGTCATTCTCGAGCACGAACAGACCTTTGCCAGCATGAATGATCCTTACCTGCGGGATCGCGCAGCGGATGTGCGCGACCTCGGTCGGCGAGTACTTGCTTACCTGCAGGAGTCTGCCCAGTCGTGCCGGGTTTACCCGGACAATGCCATTCTGGTGGGTGAAGAACTGACCGCCTCCATGTTGGGCGAGGTGCCGCCGGACAAACTGGTGGGCATGATTTCGGTGGAGGGTTCGCGCAACTCCCACGTGGCGATTCTGGCGCGCGCCATGGACATCCCCACGGTGATGGGGGTGATCGATCTGCCCTATACCCAGCTCGATAGCCGCACCCTGATTGTCGATGGCTATAACGGCCTGGTGGTGTCGGACCCGAGTACCCAGCTCAAGCGTCAGTACAAGGCCATCATCAAAGAAGAACAGGCGCTGGCCAAGGGCCTTGAGAGCCTGCGCGACCAACCCTGTGAAACCACCTGCGGTCACCGCCTGAACCTGTGGGTGAACACCGGCCTGATGGCCGACGTGATGCGCTCGCTCGATCGCGGCGCCGAAGGCGTGGGTCTCTACCGCACCGAGGTGCCTTTCCTGCTGCGCGACCGTTTTCCCGGCGAAGAAGAACAAACCCGCATTTACCGGCAGCAGCTGGAGGCGTTTGCGCCCCGGCCGGTGACCATGCGCACCCTGGATGTGGGCGGCGACAAGGCCCTGCCCTATTTCCCGATTGAAGAAGCCAACCCGTTTCTGGGCTGGCGTGGCCTGCGGGTGACGTTGGATCACCCGGAAATTTTTCTGGTGCAGGTGCGCGCCATGCTCAAGGCCAGCGAAGATCTGGATAACCTGCGCATCATGCTGCCCATGGTCACCAACATGGCCGAGCTGGAGGCTGCCAATGGACTGATCATGCGGGCGTTCAACGAAGTCATGGAGGAAGGTCATCGGCTGGTCTATCCACCGGTCGGGGTGATGATCGAAGTACCGGCGGCGGTGTACCAGGCGCGCGAATTTGCCGCCCGGGCCGATTTCCTGTCGGTGGGCTCCAATGACCTGACCCAATACCTGTTGGCGGTGGATCGCAATAACGCGCGCGTGGCCGACCTGTACCAGAGTCTGCACCCGGCCGTGTTGCGCGCCCTGATGCAGGTGGTGGAAGCGGCCGCCAGCGAAGACTGCGACGTGAGCATCTGCGGCGAAATGGCGGGCGACCCGGGTGCCGCCGTGCTGCTGATGGCCATGGGTTACGACATCCTGTCCATGAGCGCCACCAACCTGCCCAAGGTGAAGTCGGTGCTGAGGGCCCTGTCGCGTGAACAGGCGGATACCTTGTTGCAGGACGTTTTGGCCCTGACGTCTGCCAGCGAAGTGGAAGCGCTCATCAATGAGCGGCTGACGAGCTTGGGTGTGAAACGCCTATATCGGCCCAACGCTTGA